In Xanthomonas sacchari, a genomic segment contains:
- a CDS encoding DUF5713 family protein — MPTTTIRNEQTAHYPFLQEMLDDDYFPRSLVGKGQKILLRLCEAIEAQEPADLPALYRLTHAATEEFNKLALEFEAHDSEIETAARENIGMDFLHIAKAYGFADADVEALIAPREW, encoded by the coding sequence ATGCCCACCACGACCATCCGCAACGAGCAGACCGCCCACTATCCGTTCCTGCAGGAGATGCTGGACGACGACTACTTTCCCCGGTCGCTGGTCGGCAAGGGGCAGAAGATCCTGCTGCGGTTGTGCGAGGCGATCGAGGCGCAGGAACCGGCGGACCTGCCGGCGCTGTACCGGCTGACCCATGCAGCCACCGAGGAATTCAACAAGCTGGCGCTGGAGTTCGAGGCCCACGACAGCGAGATCGAGACCGCCGCGCGCGAGAACATCGGCATGGATTTCCTGCACATCGCCAAGGCCTACGGCTTCGCCGACGCCGACGTCGAAGCACTGATCGCCCCACGCGAGTGGTGA
- a CDS encoding LuxR C-terminal-related transcriptional regulator, whose protein sequence is MDAPTILVADDHPLFRAAVLHALRQALPRALVVEAASAATLDAALAAQADADLILLDLAMPGARGFSALLHVRGERPDVPVVVISSNDHPRVIRRAQQFGAAGFIPKSSPAETIGIAVAAVLDGGTWFPPLTAARSEADAQLAARLAQLTPQQFRVLLCLADGLLNKQIAYELGLAENTVKVHVTAILKKLECHSRTQAAVLVKALEPEGEA, encoded by the coding sequence ATGGATGCCCCGACGATCCTGGTCGCCGACGACCACCCGCTGTTCCGTGCCGCCGTGCTGCACGCCTTGCGCCAGGCCTTGCCGCGCGCCCTGGTGGTGGAGGCGGCCAGCGCCGCCACCCTGGACGCCGCGCTGGCCGCGCAGGCCGATGCCGACCTGATCCTGCTGGACCTGGCCATGCCCGGCGCGCGCGGCTTCTCGGCCCTGCTGCACGTGCGTGGCGAGCGCCCGGACGTGCCGGTGGTGGTGATTTCCTCCAACGACCACCCGCGGGTGATCCGCCGCGCGCAACAGTTCGGCGCGGCCGGTTTCATTCCCAAGTCCTCGCCGGCCGAGACCATCGGCATCGCGGTGGCGGCGGTGCTCGACGGGGGCACCTGGTTCCCGCCGCTGACCGCGGCGCGCTCGGAGGCCGACGCGCAACTGGCCGCGCGCCTGGCGCAACTGACCCCGCAGCAGTTCCGGGTGCTGCTGTGCCTGGCCGACGGCCTGCTCAACAAGCAGATCGCCTACGAACTGGGCCTGGCCGAGAACACCGTCAAGGTCCACGTGACCGCGATCCTGAAGAAGCTCGAATGCCACAGCCGCACCCAGGCCGCGGTGCTGGTGAAGGCGCTGGAGCCGGAAGGCGAGGCCTGA
- a CDS encoding ligand-binding sensor domain-containing diguanylate cyclase — protein MIVSLSNLLGRLPLAASCLTLCVALALAPAASAAVTVDDDDLPSSLEHFGLDEGLSQLSVNALQSDDQGFLWVGTQEGLNRFDGHLFRSYRRELGGDSPQSLLSSSIDSIGFEPRGNRLWLGTNDAGLEVIELATWQHHRLGAQQGLSHNRITQILIDPQGGAWLGTERGVDRVAADLRQARALGGDAPVVGLTWMPDGTQPVALDRQCRLWRLSRDAREELPAPRGIDECVGLQSGPEGLWLASARGGLFQLDAHGAVLAHWTPAQLLTGGSDLSALIRLHDGRVLVGTTNATVTQLDSARHVPQRLSFDMPPNSAIIRFYQAPDGTWWIGTYTAGLYRVRPLSAVIRNDEERVGDTHDWPSSSVRSIWRDGERMLIGTDQGLLLRDGSRAAWRLVPGLSSQAIRSIAADRDGWWLGTRQGLWRLDRNGALRRLSGLADEHVNDLLLEGDTLWVATRRGLTRVVGGRVRNDPRWAPLNGHTLTRVYRDSDDTLWIGCNDCGLWRMRSGRPAEPYRPRGHALYASVWSLYAHDGVLWVGTFSGGLYRIDLKHDVALRYSDREGLSSNVIYTILPDPQGRLWLSTNNGLSVFDPRTRIVQSLGRRDGLQNQEYNSGRGYRDAHGLLYFGGTQGVDVIDPTRLPLRSPQARAVLTDLRILNAGEDRDGSENQTESDVVYAQRIALDHRDNVFTIGMTAIDFAAPGTARLRYRVEGLQKGWVYPQTAHSDFSVSHLPPDRYTLVVEAAGRDGQFGAARRLQIEVPPPPWRHPLAYAGYVVLGLALLGLALHRVRRTVNRERDMVELLNLTVAERTRQLERANQQLLQSNARLQAATRLDPLTQVANRRELQDWLARECPALLAALDEGRSADALYFFMIDVDNFKRINDDYGHQAGDAALVHCAARLRRLCGERDLLVRWGGEEFLLVTRLPHEDAASALAEGLRAAVATQRFAQAERDLTLTCSIGFAPWPFVAAWPALGDWEQSVGLADRCLYAAKGAGKDTWVGLAPGAAPDRPRLHALLAGGAPEALGDSVRVLCSPGRQPRFAR, from the coding sequence GTGATCGTCTCGCTCTCCAACCTGCTGGGCCGCCTGCCACTGGCCGCGTCCTGCCTCACCCTGTGCGTCGCGCTGGCCCTGGCCCCGGCCGCGTCCGCGGCCGTGACGGTCGACGACGACGACCTGCCCAGCAGCCTGGAGCACTTCGGCCTGGACGAGGGCTTGTCGCAACTGTCGGTCAACGCCCTGCAGAGCGACGACCAGGGCTTCCTGTGGGTGGGCACGCAAGAAGGCCTGAACCGCTTCGACGGGCATCTGTTCCGTAGCTACCGGCGCGAGCTCGGCGGCGACAGCCCGCAGAGCCTGCTCAGCAGCAGCATCGACAGCATCGGCTTCGAGCCGCGCGGCAACCGCCTGTGGCTGGGCACCAACGACGCCGGCCTGGAAGTGATCGAGCTGGCGACCTGGCAACACCACCGCCTCGGCGCGCAGCAGGGCCTGTCGCACAACCGCATCACCCAGATCCTGATCGATCCGCAGGGCGGCGCCTGGCTGGGCACCGAACGCGGCGTGGACCGGGTCGCGGCCGACCTGCGACAGGCGCGGGCGCTGGGCGGCGATGCACCGGTGGTAGGCCTGACCTGGATGCCGGACGGCACGCAGCCGGTGGCGCTGGACCGGCAATGCCGGCTGTGGCGGCTGAGCCGCGACGCGCGCGAGGAACTGCCGGCGCCGCGCGGCATCGACGAATGCGTAGGGCTGCAGTCCGGGCCGGAAGGGCTGTGGCTGGCCTCGGCGCGCGGCGGCCTGTTCCAGCTCGATGCGCACGGCGCGGTGCTGGCGCACTGGACGCCGGCGCAGCTACTCACCGGCGGCAGCGACCTCAGCGCGCTGATCCGGCTGCACGATGGCCGCGTGCTGGTCGGCACCACCAATGCCACGGTGACGCAACTGGACAGCGCGCGCCATGTGCCGCAGCGGCTGAGCTTCGACATGCCGCCGAACAGCGCCATCATCCGCTTCTACCAGGCGCCCGACGGCACCTGGTGGATCGGCACCTACACCGCCGGGCTGTACCGGGTGCGCCCGTTGTCGGCGGTGATCCGCAACGACGAGGAGCGCGTCGGCGACACCCACGACTGGCCCAGCAGCAGCGTGCGCAGCATCTGGCGCGACGGCGAGCGCATGCTGATCGGCACCGATCAGGGCCTGTTGCTGCGCGACGGCAGCCGTGCCGCCTGGCGCCTGGTGCCCGGACTGAGCAGCCAGGCGATCCGCAGCATCGCCGCCGACCGCGATGGCTGGTGGCTGGGCACGCGCCAGGGCCTGTGGCGCCTGGACCGGAACGGCGCGCTACGGCGCCTGAGCGGGCTGGCCGACGAGCACGTCAACGATCTGCTGCTGGAAGGCGACACGCTGTGGGTGGCCACCCGCCGCGGCCTGACCCGCGTGGTCGGCGGACGCGTGCGCAACGATCCGCGCTGGGCGCCACTGAACGGACACACCCTGACCCGGGTCTACCGCGACAGCGACGACACGCTGTGGATCGGCTGCAACGACTGCGGCCTGTGGCGCATGCGCAGCGGCCGCCCCGCCGAGCCGTACCGCCCGCGCGGCCACGCCCTGTACGCCTCGGTGTGGTCGCTGTACGCACACGACGGCGTGCTGTGGGTCGGCACCTTCTCCGGCGGGCTGTACCGCATCGACCTCAAGCACGACGTGGCGCTGCGCTACAGCGACCGCGAGGGGCTCAGCAGCAACGTCATCTACACCATCCTGCCGGATCCGCAGGGGCGGCTGTGGCTGAGCACCAACAATGGCCTGAGCGTGTTCGATCCACGCACCCGCATCGTGCAGAGCCTGGGCCGCCGCGACGGCCTGCAGAACCAGGAGTACAACAGCGGCCGCGGCTACCGCGACGCGCACGGGCTGCTGTATTTCGGCGGCACCCAGGGCGTGGATGTGATCGACCCCACGCGCCTGCCGCTGCGTAGCCCGCAGGCGCGCGCGGTACTCACCGACCTGCGCATCCTCAATGCCGGCGAGGACCGCGACGGCAGCGAGAACCAGACCGAGAGCGACGTGGTCTACGCGCAGCGCATCGCCCTGGACCATCGCGACAACGTGTTCACCATCGGCATGACCGCGATCGACTTCGCCGCCCCGGGCACCGCGCGCCTGCGCTACCGCGTCGAGGGACTGCAGAAGGGCTGGGTGTACCCGCAGACCGCGCACAGCGACTTCTCGGTCAGCCACCTGCCGCCGGACCGCTACACCCTGGTGGTGGAAGCGGCCGGCCGCGACGGCCAGTTCGGCGCTGCGCGACGGCTGCAGATCGAGGTGCCGCCACCGCCCTGGCGGCATCCGCTGGCCTACGCCGGCTACGTGGTGCTGGGCCTGGCGCTGCTCGGCCTGGCGCTGCACCGGGTGCGGCGCACGGTCAACCGCGAGCGCGACATGGTGGAACTGCTGAACCTGACCGTGGCCGAGCGCACCCGCCAGCTCGAGCGCGCCAACCAGCAGTTGCTGCAGAGCAATGCGCGGCTGCAGGCGGCCACGCGCCTGGATCCGCTGACCCAGGTCGCCAACCGCCGCGAACTGCAGGACTGGCTGGCGCGCGAGTGCCCGGCCCTGCTGGCCGCGCTGGACGAGGGCCGCAGCGCCGATGCGCTGTACTTCTTCATGATCGACGTGGACAACTTCAAGCGCATCAACGACGACTACGGCCACCAGGCCGGCGACGCGGCGCTGGTGCACTGCGCCGCGCGCCTGCGCCGGCTGTGCGGCGAGCGCGACCTGCTGGTGCGCTGGGGCGGCGAGGAGTTCCTGCTGGTCACCCGCCTGCCGCACGAGGACGCCGCCAGCGCCCTGGCCGAAGGCCTGCGCGCGGCGGTGGCGACGCAGCGCTTCGCCCAGGCCGAGCGCGACCTGACGCTGACCTGCTCGATCGGTTTCGCGCCATGGCCGTTCGTGGCCGCGTGGCCGGCGCTGGGCGACTGGGAACAGAGCGTGGGTTTGGCCGACCGCTGTCTCTACGCCGCCAAGGGCGCCGGCAAGGACACCTGGGTCGGACTGGCGCCGGGCGCGGCCCCGGACCGGCCGCGCCTGCACGCGCTGCTGGCCGGCGGCGCGCCGGAGGCGCTGGGCGACAGCGTGCGCGTGCTGTGTTCGCCCGGGCGCCAGCCGCGCTTCGCGCGCTGA